agtttaTGTATAATGgctttatgatttgtgtttccgctgcgtaggaatgtttattgtatatagatataaaaaaaaacaatgaaaaatgataagaatttttgaggtcgttacacacgTTGTTCCTCGGGTCCATTCTGAaggaaaggactagagttattttaaaatcataaccttatctttaaagtttaatcaaagttataggaAAAAGAAAAACGTTCTAATTTACCTgatcttacccacatcatggttatgcctatgctctggtaaaattatttcttaaagtctacagaacctataacctattgctctgataccaaatgtaataccccgACCCCGAAGGgtttgggatatttacttttaCCATTAATTTACGgcagaagtaaataaactcaaatattattaaaccagagcgctaattaaccgtattagaataatttattttcaaaaaaaaaaaagaaaaattacacgaTAGATAATAAtatgacatcatactaatatttctaataaatccttATTTTTCTATCCCATCCGCAttcttgctatgcctgattttcaATATGCCCTTTAGagtcatctgaaatgtaaaatatgattagagtgagacgacactcagtaagtaaataagattattattagtgtgtggccaaaatgagcttttaaaaatttcgtaaaacaatatttaatactataacttcaaaaatgtttttaaaataaatgtaaatctaaaaatttctgcataaaacttttaccatcaactataacagtaaaatttaataacatacactgtgaccgttaaattaaacttttaactttaaaactataaaaatatttaactatatacatacatatactttttcttatacgttttctttaaatcgtcatttaggcacaagaatgacccttttcatataaacttatacttttccttcaaatctttaataactctatacacgtaattaaatatgtataaacatatattgtaaaaaccacccttaggtctgttagCCTTAcatcatgtttaccctcatgactgggttgtgcggtccgaagactagacttagttggctggccgactaaactaaatcaacgtatgtaaaCATTAATTGatattttccttattaagttctggtccgaaaccaggtgtgcactcaagagaaatccactaacataaataacgactctgtaaactgtatgggtgcactctgatccgtttaaactttaagttgcggtactgaacatctgtaactttgaactttctttgccataaggggttttaagaccatcttattataatttatgcaatttaaaataatctcgtaaaaatctcatctttactcatatttttatgaaaaaaaaaatgcaacgtagaaataaactcatatcatacaatttttgtgttaaaaatatatataagttttttttaatagaaagaaatgctgaaaatttactcgaagggattaaaacatttcttaattcaaaaataaatgcaagtatattaaagatagaactaatataattaaatatgcataaaaataaactcatgaaaattttatggaactaactaacataattgaaatttacttataaaataaactcgggtatgaagtttaaataaaaaaaaaaactaacataatcaaatttacttatctctttttttaccttgtgctacaaaCACAATAACTatttctaaaaaatgagatcggaaagagtgggtgagtgagaacttactcaaaaattctttcttcaccactaattctttcactcactaatctttttcttccttggaaattttttgtaaatgaaggttgagagcttcctatttatagaaaaattttggggaagaagtgaaatttgtaaaagtgtggggagaggggtgaaattataattttttttttaaattaaagaatgggcaagggatgtgTTAGGTATAGGTTGAGTATGAGATAAGGATGGAAACCATGTGAgagtgtttgccaccactcccatttaatttttaattaattacttaattaattaattaattattttatttatatatatttaaattattattattattattattattatcattgttattattatttaaaccatgttttaattttttttttaaagaattaaattcgaaatttgaaaactcatgtaggcctacatggtcttgtgggccccacacaacttcgagaccaaAGTGGGTCCTACTTAACTCTCATAGttttcatatgattttatgaaccctacacagcttcgagactcatgtggaccccacatgtcTTCAGGGCTTATGTGGGCCCCGCACGGTCTTGTGGGTCCTGCATAgaatacttatattattattattattattattattattattattattattgttattattattattattattattattattattatatacttcTATACATTATgtcaatcaaaacattattttatgtacttatttacgtatacaaacaatgtctaccctgttttatcctatgaaatttcattttgactaggccgacctccagggagcgactgagccgcaatggtctctgagcactcacttaaacaaggtctttcttaggcatcatacatggaatcaagaatcctaacagagaaacactttcgttttgatactaactaaatgaccattattattattctacttttttttattattattattacatggaagccctctaagtatttttcggatcatttcataggtggtgtatgtttttcctaatgcatttagggagtttattatgtgggtgaacctagtgtacatactagtgatggattcttctgggttcatcctaaaagcttcatactcgctagtgagcatatcgattcgattatcccttacatcaatagtaccttcataggttacttctaatttatcccatattttctTGGTTGATTTGCAAACCAtgactcgattaaattcattcatatcaagggcacaatacaatatattcatagcacttgaatttacttgtaacaacCTATGGTCATTGTCcttccattctttttcttctttgggcatttccttgccatctactattttagtaggaattaagtcaccatgtgtgacaactttccaagctttccaatccatcgttcgtagatagattctcatgtgttgtttccaaaatgtatagtttaaatcacaaaagataggaggcctagttgaggattgaccctctccaaagggagctactgctaagtgtgtcatctagatctttaggtagctactagttaggatttgctacaacccagctctgataccaattgaaaactaaggtgtcgTCACAAGAGAGgggagagggggtgaattgggtttaaaaatttattttaatacttttcaagaatccttaacctcttttaattcttttaatgaattattgacttattgttgatttatccaatacacaacaaaagcttatttacttgtttagcaaaagcttatttacttgtttaatccacaaaccaacaactaaagtattcaacacaacacaagtaaataaaacttaaacaatcaaccaactattcaacaatcaaagtgttcaatccaaaaatacccaatTAAGATAACCTTTTGACAATTTTCAGCTTTttaagaattcaagatattttcttgtttgcaaccttgtaaatatatgtaagtttgattcaagccttaTAGAGAATGAGATTTATTTCTTCAATTctaaccacaactcaaattttcaacaactcagaatctaaataaactcttagttaatttatctttgggtgttaaaccaatcaatgtactccctttgaggttttcacaaagtattgattaaccaatgtactcccttttggtttccgcagtcccaaatcaaaattaaacttaagtttacttaatttccaaattatgtagtatatatgattaagaaattaaaccatccacgcaatatatatatatgctgaaaataaagagagtaagggaaaaagagtgacaccgggtttttatgaggttcggcttatccccagcctacgtcctcgcctttggcaaaccaccaaaagattccacttaaaccagttcctttctgggcagaacaacaccattacacactccttcaataggctagagtgcCGCCTCTCCAGGTcatacccctcactcggtcactccttcaataggctaaagttgcacctctccaagtgataccccacgcttggtcaacaatttaaacaccttgaatcgtccaagaactacaaaaataTGAAGTAAAGGCTGCGtataagaacactctcaaaacagagcaaattagtacaaattcaacgctatatacttcaagaatttaaatattaagatgaaatagaattgaaactcaagtataAGATATCATCAATTCTTTCTCTAGATGAATATCAACAGTAGTTCATTAGAATtctcccagcaagagtgtgagcaaaaaaaagctttgtgagagattgagaattaaattacttgaatgctgtgtgattgcttggttattaatttcttggggttaagggattatttatagactttttacgatgagtttccttgttttccaagttacttggagtgtttaccaagtttttataacgttcatatttgaaaaactaatttttagaatttattcgttgaagtttaaaaattaaaatctcgTGGAGTCAGTCAGCTAGACTGGAGGCTGTGGCCTTTCTGtttgccaaaaattaaattctGTAAAATGTCAATCGGCTAACTCAACCATGTGCAAAATGGTCAATCGGCTGGACAAACCAAGTTGTCAATTGACTGACTAATTCTAGTTCATACTGTCAGTCAGCTGATcagatttattcattttttgtgtttgtcagtcggctgaccaataTTAGTGTGTTCTAGTCAATCGGCTGACCAGTCcattctttttccaaatatttttatttttgatttctaaactctagttatttgaaagactcaaatataactttttaaaatcattttcaagggtttttcaagaattggtctctaagtctttgtatcctaaagagtttcaaaaatatttcaaaagatatttaaaatacgaagcacttacataaagacttcttatgactttagacattctaagtgcttgagtcttcatgctcgtcttttgagctctctctctctttgcttttctttgactctcttgctttgtttttctttggctcccttgtcttcaagctttaagcttttagcacattctctttaacattcacactctcatgatcttcaagatttaatagatatcatctttgcatccatgctttgactcatctttgtgatcattttactttgtattctctttcttaaatcttgaaatatcattactcaaccaaatatgttaagtttcacttgtttgttaacatTAAAACAGGATGtaaagccttgtaaggccaacaatcagTGCTTGTGTACTTTCttgtctatgtagatgatattgtgattaccgGCTCCAGTCCAAGCGTGATTTCTCACTTTATATATGTTTTGAGCAATGATTTTCCAATTAAGGATCTGGGGGACTTACATTACTTCTTGGGTCTTGAATGCCATCATAACTCTACTAGGATCATGCTTtctcaatgaaaatatattttagatTTGTTGGAAAAGACGAACATGTTGGATTGCAAGCCAATCAGTAGTCCCATGTCTTCCTCCACTAAGTTGAGTGCCTTTGACTCCACTCCTATGACTGATTCTACTTTATATCGCAGTGTAGTGAGTAGTTTGCAGTATTTACTTTTCACTAGGCCAAACCTAGCTTTCTCTGTCAGTCGTGTTTGTCAATATATGCATGCTCCATGTTTATGTCATTGGCAGAGTGTTAAGCGCATCTTACGATATTTAAAGCATACTCTTCATTATAGCTTACTTCTGCAACCTTCTACCACTTCATCTCTAGTTGCCTACACCGATGCCTACTAGGCAGGGTGTCTAGATGACAGAAAATCCACTGGAGGTTACTGTGTCTTTTATGGAAACAACTTAGTTTCATGGAGCTCAAAGAATCAATCCACTATAGCCAGATCAATTACAGAGGCCGAGTACAAAGCTCTTGCTCATGCAACTTGTGAGTTACTGTGGTTACAATCTCTCTTatctgaattgggtattttcttATCCACACCTCCAACTCTTTATTGTGATGATTTGGGAGCAACTTATCTATCTATGAATCATGTGATACATTCTCGCACCAAACATGTCGACGTTGACTATCACTTTGTTCGAGATCGAATTCAGGCCAAAGCTCTTCAGGTTTCATTTCTTTCAAGTAAGGATCAACTAgctgatattttcactaaaccctTATCTTCTTCCAGATTTGCCTCTCTCAGAACGAGCCTCATTGTTCTTCCAGGCCTGTTTGGCTCGTAGGGGCGTATCAGCAATACCCAACCATCAGCAGCTTGAGAATATGTTTCTGTTACAAAAGAATATTTTCTGctttctttattattttgtttttatgtTAGTTTGTTGTAAGAGAATTTTTCTGGCTTGCTcccctgtatatatatacaacttTGTATGATGACTCTAGGGTGGAAAAggaatacaatgaaatttcattTTCTCTCGGTCTCTATTTTTCCCAGGCTCTCTGTTTCTATCTGGTTAGATCTTGGCTAGGCATAACTAGGGCCCTGACTCCTATAAAACAGCCTTAAAATGGCTCCATAAAGAAGCTAAAGGTACAGGAATCCGGACAGTTGGGAAGAAGGTTTGTTTGGCAGTACACATTTGGCATTTCCTAAATAAAAAGAAGTTTAAAGGAAAGGTCATCACGACTAATGGAGTAATTGAAGGTGATTCAAAGTCACACATATAGAGTGGTTTATGGTAAATTTGATACGGTGAAAATGggtattttttttatgttatgcTTTACCTGATGTATTGAGGTAATAGGGAGACCATTGTGTCTGGTCTTTTGATTGTAGGGGATGGTTTCCCTTATACGTGGGTCAGTGGGTATGCCCAAGTTATGTTTGTATAAATTCATTTGATCAATATagttacataaaaaaaaaaagccttgaACTTcacagaggagagagagagagagagtcgccATGGATAAGCAAGTGTGCCGGAAAACAGAGGCCAAGCCAATACGATGCAGGGGTGAGTAATCGAAGTCCGAATCTGTTTGTTTTTCAAACGTGCTCTGTTTTTTGGATTTCTCTCTGGATTGATGTTCTGTTTTCTCTTAACTGTTTCTGAAAGCGCAAAATAATTTGCAGCCGCCGTGTGCCGGGGAGCAGGGGTGCCTCTGGTGATTGAAGAGGTGGAGGTGGCGCCGCCGATGCCTCACGAAGTTCGGATTCGAATCATCTGCACATCTCTATGTTCCACCGACGTCACTTTTTGGAAAATGAAAGTAACACATTCTTTCAGTTTTGTTCTATCGTTTCACACTCTGAAATCTGAATCCCTCCGTTCATTATTTATACAAATTGTGATTATATGACATTCGCAGGATCCTCCTGGTTGTTTTCCGAGAATTTTCGGCCATGAAGCTGTTGGGTAATTTCAAATTCTTTAATCCTTCCTTCCATTCCTCATTTTCATTTGTTTCATCATTCAAAGCAAATTAAATGTGTTTTTAGAAatcatataatttttgaaaataaattaaaatttcacaCTTAACAAATCCTATCAAATTATTTGTTTGACTGAAATTTTCTCATGCCAGTGTGTGATGAATAGaaatttacaaaattaaaatGCAAGTTTTGCGATCCTCTTTTTATCGTTGCCAAAAGAGGAATTGTGATGGAGAAAGCCTGCCGGCTGAAGCTCACCCAAAAATTTTTCCCAATCACAAGAAACAGACCGACAACGACGTATCAGAGTCAGAAACCTTAGCATAATTCCCACCACACACTGCTGATATCTGTGGCgatattttccataaaaaaaaaaaaaaagaaatccttATAACTACCATTCTTTTAagtatttatcttttaaaatctTCTCATTTCACTTTTAAACCTTCTCATTTTAAGTTTGGAATAATatagtttaattttttatttagatAAACTTTATATTTAGAGAGGTACTAAACTTAAATTTGTATTAGATttagacaaaatataatataaaatttatctGCATACACCCAAATCCAAATTTTAGATTCAAAATTGATGTCTCGAAATGCAATAAAACTATCATACTAACTTCATATAAACCATGTACGGTCAAAACTTAGAACTTTACTCTAAAATATGTTTTTGGTACTCTAAACATATTACTAATATTCTATTATTTTTCTTCTGCACAATGTAATAACAAATTTGcctcctttttaatttttttcacttttaaaataaaaaaacaaaaattaaaaaaaataattaagaaataaaatcaTCTTATACGTTAAAAAGTAATACAGTTCGACTTAATAATTTTGTGTCCCTGAACTTATATTAAGTAGGGAATCCAACTTCAATAAAAATTTTGTGTTATTTTAATAGAGGAAGCCCGATTCCTAAAAGGTACTTAAATTTTTTACCTTATTTGGAGTCgtaataaattttcttttcaaatattgaaagataatatatatagGGAAATAAAGAGAAGGGAGGCTTCAACGTTTCATTTTCATCCCCATAAAGGCAAATGTCAATCATTGACCTCATAAAAAAGTTAAAGAACATGATAAAGAAATATTCAGCCTCCAAAAAATCATCTTTAGCTTCATAACGAGTAGTTTTTTTCATTTTGTCGCTGCGGTGTGTCAATTTACTTTCCTAGATTATTAAAATTATATGAACCAACGTAATCCATTTTTAGGTTGACTCAAATAACATGCTACAATGTTAAACGTGGAGTTAATGCAGGGTGGTGGAGAGCGTAGGGGAGAATGTGAAAGAGGTGGAGGAAGGAGACGTAGTAATCCCAACTTTCTTAGCAGAATGCAGAGAATGCGAAGACTGTATGTCGGAGAAGAGCAACCTGTGCACAAATCTGCCCTTCAAGTTTTCGCCATGGATGGTGAGGGAAGAGAGTAGCCGATTCAGGGACATGAATGGAGAAGTGTTGTACCATTTTTTATTCGTCTCCAGCTTCAGCGAGTACACAGTAGTTGACGTCGCCAATGTCGCCAAAATTCACCCTGCAATTCCCCCCAACAGGGCATGCCTCCTCGGCTGTGGCATCTCCACCGGTAAGCCACactaatttaattattttattttattttatttttctctccaTCAAGATTGGGATGCACCATGGAGGTAACCCATCTCtgaaagaaataaaattaaaattaattatgattatttcaattaaatgtttaaaattttgaaCTCAATTTTTAGTATTCCAAGGACAATTCTATTTTATAAAAAGGTTTAAAatagtgaaaatattttttggatgacttataatttttgaatttttagagaaaaaaatgaaatatttttggTTTATGTTAATCCACATGGTAATTTTATGATTATTCTTTATTAAAAATGtgcaaaaatgtttaatttgtaaaaataaataccaaataacatgtcctttttttttttttttttttgtaggagTTGGAGCTGCTTGGAGAACAGCAAACGTGGAAAAAGGATCAACAGTTCTAATATTCGGCTTGGGAGCAATTGGATTAGCAGTATGATATTTATAATTACCCGTAAATTAAAACACTTTCCCTTTGTTTGGAAGAAGCTagccttaaatttagatttgtttagatttgaaaaaatatgtaatataaaattatattaaattttgttcaaattcatttaaattaaaatttaaaatttaaaatctatacTTTCAAATGCAGCATTTGCtttatgaatatgatttttccTGGTAGGTCGCCGAGGGAGCCCGACTCTGTGGAGCAGCTAGGATTATTGGTGTGGATGTGAACCCTGACAAATTTGAAATTGGTaaatttatttccttatttttgaaTGACTAATATACTGTAGCCTtatatttggattttgaattcaagcaaaatataattttatctttCTTATCCctcacatattatatatatatatatatatatatgtatattgaattttGGACAATGTTATTTCTCTTTTTCATATAGGCAAAAAATTTGGAGTTACGGAGTTAATAAACCCAAGAGATTGTGGAGACAAAAGTTTAAGTCAAATAGTTAAGGAGATGACTAATGGGGGTGCAGACTTTTGCTTTGAGTGTGTGGGTTTGGCATCTTTAGTACAAGAAGCATTTGCTTGTTGCCGAAAGGTTCGTCTGCCTCTCCTTGTTTCTCCCAATCGTATAATAAGatttgcaatatgaaaatgtgtttttAGTAGGATCGATCGAGTATGGAATTTTAGTTAAATAAATGTATTTTTAATTCTAGGGTTGGGGAAAGACAGTTGTGCTAGGGTTTGAATCAGCCGAGGCACAATTGAGTATAAATTCTCTGGACGTACTTCTAAGTAAGAAAATCCTCACCGGATGTTTGTTTGGTGGACTCAAAGCTAAATCTGATATTCCAATCCTCGTGAAACGGTATATGGACAAGGTAATTTATTGGTTAATACTATCTTTACATCCGTTCACTCTATGAAATTTATAGAAAACGTACTTATATAACCTAATTCTACAccttttttttgttaaaaataaaataaaatgcattgTAAAATTTCACTACTCCTTGATTACATTTGTTTCCTAGAATGGAATGAGATTAGTTTGAATAGAATATAAATTGTACCGAATATAGTAATTTATTAAGAAGTCAATTGTGTAAAATTTTGTGTTATTTCATCTAACATGCAATACGATAAAAAATAGATATTCCTAatttttcatattaaaaataAGATATTATCATTCTCCATTGAATGTTATGATGCATTATTATTTACATTACTATGATAAcatctcttaattttttttaaaactatcaAATTCTTATATTATGATTTTGTTTCCTTAAAATAGACATAGCTTTGAATGAAAGGTAACCTCAATTCTTTAAAACTATCTCATTTTCTCTTGCTCTACCGACAAAGTAACCAAGCAATGCTCAAATTAcatatctcaaaaataaaaatatataatttactgTCTCtatcttaaaagaaaatttaaaattttcaatgtcTAAAATAGATAGAGGATGAAGCGTTTAAGCTCCTATTGGAACTTGGAAAGCATGAAAGAAATGAGATAAGGAAAATTTGAAGGAGTTCACTGCTTTTGCTTAGTTgtgtagaaaaataaaatattatatacaatgaactaataataaatagtttttattttactTGTCActaattttgtttgattttaaaatttaaaaataagaaaatgcaACACGTAGTTGTATGGAGCTTTGtccatattaaaaaatataaattcaagGCATGAAATTTATACTTTTATTCACCATCTAACCCTATGTTTTAGAGTTTATAGGTCAAATCGAGAATTTAAGTGTATAGATTTGGATGAAATGTAACTCCAAGCAAGAACTCAGGGTGATTATCTACTAGTgctttgcttttactattatttattatgaattattaaTAATTTCAGGAACTACAGCTAGATGAATTTGTTACACATGAAGTGAAATTTGAAGACATAAACAAAGCTTTTGATTTATTTATGGGAGGAAAAAGCCTCCGCTGCATTATATGGATGGACGAGTAAGTTAAATCTCTGCTCACAAAGTATGGAGTTTGaactttagatttgaatttacataaatttgaataaattataatataaaattgcactgaccctttattattattattattattattttgagattcataaaaattaaaatcgtAAGTTCGAAACTCATGCTCTTAAACACGATTGAATGTTCTCCCGACataattgctttttttttttcaaataagttGTAGAATGTGATTcttttctacttcttcttcttctttttcttctttttctttcaaactcTCTGTGAAAAAAGGGCAAGGCTCGATTGTTGTGTAAGAGTTAAAATTTGCAAATTCAGTTTGGTAACAATTTAAATGAGTCTTATACTATTAAGCgaatatttattaataataagaGAATAATAATTAAGTATGATTGAATGTGTGTAAGTAATGTTCTTACACACCACCAAAATGTgttgaaattatatataataaaagaaaaataagaggctCACTTGTCCTTTTATATCTTAAATTATATtcatttgaattaaaaaaatgcaattacaataaccAACgaatacatttttataaaattaaataaataaatattgcattGTAATGAGCTCCACAAGCTTATTAAGCTAGCCCTCTACTCATTGGTGGCTATATTTTAGAAGTTGATTAAATGAGTGATTATCAATAGCGATCTGATGTAGGACAATCCTAGGAACCCTAGTCCTACCAAAGACCCTCTCACAAATGCACACACCAAATAcactttaagatgagaatttaattaaccgcaatgaccaatataaattatatgcaaGAACTACAGgttgtggaaaattcaaaaagttatagGATTCATGTAGACTTGTCCTTAAGGACCTAATCAAGTAGGATAAGATAATTACTTGAAAGATGGTAGATTCAAGCCTTAGAAATAAGCCTAAACATGCATCTTATATATTCTTAGAATAagacacaatcaagcattcaagtatGAAAATCTTTTGGATTTTGAAGAGTTTGTCTACAGATATTATTCAAAGGCATACAATGGATATTTTGAAAAGGCTAATGGAAGGTAAATATCATATTGGCTATCTAGGAGTTATTTTGGAAGTAATTGAAATGAGCTTACTGAAATTATTCGGAATGATGAGCACAACACACTCGAACCTTGCTCGATATCTTGAATGATGATTCTTGGCTTTTCTTGGGGTTGTGATTGATCTGCTTGACTGTCGAAGTACTAATCTCACAAAATAGCTACTGGAATGGTAATATGGAGAATGGATAATGATAATCTCgtggcctctcaccactcaatccccaaaggagaagggatgtggtctctcaccactcactcacaaagagggaACAAGCTTAAAGCTTAAACACAAGGCAACAAAtcttgattcaattcaaaatacttgaTGTCCCTAATAACTTACATGCCCAGCTATATATAGAGGTGTTGGAACAACCCTCCaaccataagtaaataaaatataacaagctttgaatggaaaatgaaaccaaaagtcaaaaatgtaaaattttcaaaacaaaaaaaaacaaaaaaaaaaagtctcatTCTTCGGCCTTCTAGACGTTCCATACTTTGAATTAGTTTACCTACCATATACCAAATCAAAGATATGGAAGTCTTCTTTGCAACACACTTTGAACCACTCAATTTGGACTTTTCTTGGGAAAGTTATGGCATATTTGGTGAGAGGTGTGCAGCTGTCCATGTGATGCAGAATTTCTTGACGAATGCCTACTGTTATTGGGCTGCCAAGCCGTGCACAATTTGAATTTCATGGTTTTCCCTATACCTAAAGAAAGGTATGGGAGTCTTCTTTCCAGCCCAATTGGAATTAGGTTATTTGGGCCTCTGtagatgaagttatgcattttcttGTACAGGTGCGCAGTTGCCTTCATC
The sequence above is a segment of the Malania oleifera isolate guangnan ecotype guangnan chromosome 8, ASM2987363v1, whole genome shotgun sequence genome. Coding sequences within it:
- the LOC131162165 gene encoding alcohol dehydrogenase-like 7, with the translated sequence MDKQVCRKTEAKPIRCRAAVCRGAGVPLVIEEVEVAPPMPHEVRIRIICTSLCSTDVTFWKMKDPPGCFPRIFGHEAVGVVESVGENVKEVEEGDVVIPTFLAECRECEDCMSEKSNLCTNLPFKFSPWMVREESSRFRDMNGEVLYHFLFVSSFSEYTVVDVANVAKIHPAIPPNRACLLGCGISTGVGAAWRTANVEKGSTVLIFGLGAIGLAVAEGARLCGAARIIGVDVNPDKFEIGKKFGVTELINPRDCGDKSLSQIVKEMTNGGADFCFECVGLASLVQEAFACCRKGWGKTVVLGFESAEAQLSINSLDVLLSKKILTGCLFGGLKAKSDIPILVKRYMDKELQLDEFVTHEVKFEDINKAFDLFMGGKSLRCIIWMDEAYRKSSLGASRQDLDELAESEC